From one Trifolium pratense cultivar HEN17-A07 linkage group LG1, ARS_RC_1.1, whole genome shotgun sequence genomic stretch:
- the LOC123895443 gene encoding uncharacterized protein LOC123895443 yields MAMNAVFRATRPTSSGVVSTVYQVATYLRVKNYRMLSSFIGKVQKSLSLFVPKKHTLSYLNEDHATATDTATTELADDVMKGCFAVMAKKGEETRRFIVGLDYLTDPTFLGLLDEAVEEYGFRQKGTLVVPCRPIELQNILDGRKT; encoded by the exons ATGGCAATGAATGCAGTGTTTAGGGCTACTAGACCCACCAGTTCTGGTGTAGTGAGTACCGTGTATCAAGTCGCTACGTATCTTAGAGTTAAGAACTATCGT ATGCTTAGTTCTTTTATTGGGAAGGTACAGAAGAGTTTATCActctttgtaccaaaaaagcATACATTGAGCTACTTGAATGAAGATCATGCCACAGCCACAGACACAGCCACAACTGAGCTTGCAGATGATGTTATGAAAGGTTGCTTTGCTGTTATGGCAAAGAAGGGTGAGGAAACTAGAAGGTTTATTGTTGGGTTAGATTACTTAACTGATCCTACTTTTTTAGGATTGCTTGATGAAGCTGTGGAGGAATATGGTTTTAGACAAAAAGGAACTCTCGTTGTTCCGTGTCGCCCGATAGAATTACAGAACATTTTAGATGGTCGGAAAACCTAG
- the LOC123895451 gene encoding auxin-responsive protein SAUR32-like has product MLSSFFGKVQKSLLVFVPRKHALSYWNEDEATTTTELADVVMKGYFAVLARKGEETRRFIVGLDYLTDPAFLGLLDEAWEEYGFRQKGTLVVPCRPIELQNILDGRKI; this is encoded by the coding sequence ATGCTTAGTTCTTTTTTTGGGAAGGTACAAAAGAGTTTATTAGTCTTTGTACCAAGAAAGCATGCATTGAGCTACTGGAATGAAGATGAAGCCACAACCACAACTGAGCTTGCTGATGTTGTAATGAAAGGTTACTTTGCTGTTCTTGCAAGGAAGGGTGAAGAAACTAGAAGGTTTATTGTTGGGTTGGATTACTTAACTGATCCTGCTTTTTTGGGATTGCTTGATGAAGCTTGGGAGGAGTATGGTTTCAGACAAAAAGGAACTCTTGTTGTTCCGTGTCGTCCGATAGAATTACAGAACATTCTAGATGGTCGGAAAATATAG
- the LOC123895462 gene encoding protein FAR1-RELATED SEQUENCE 5-like, which translates to MNSSSISVVDCVDKWVNNIHEQNVQPGQDSIVDSEPYLEMKFDSEAAAYDFYNEYSKKLGFGIRKEYVNKSKKDGVLTSRKFTCFKEGIRGVDKRRQPTGERNRAETRTDCQARMVIRLDRKIGKYKVVDFVAKHNHPLQPQKYVHMIRSHRRIFEVQASQIVLGDQSGLRPKGLHEYISKQAGGLETVGFTKQDLKNYLRTKRMHSLKFGEVGALIKYFKHESENPSFFYDFQMDVDDEITNIFWADAQMINDYGYFGDVITFDTTYKTNKDYRPLGVFVGLNNHRQTIIFGAALLYDETIPSFQWLFETFLKAMGGAKPKTIQTDQDAAMAKAISLVMPETFHGLCTWHIRQNAIRHVNHLYQKSSQFGKDFEACIDLHEEEGEFLQAWSSLLVEYNVSEGSWLHTIFQLKEKWAWTYVRKTFTAGMRSTQLSESFNADLKNYLKSDLNLVQFFTHFKRAVNGRRNNESEEEYASRHKLPRLMNKARMLVQAGKVYTPKIFEEFQAEYQEYQDTCIKEVKEGLYVVTNYDNAKERMVMGNIQEQGVSCDCRKFETHGILCSHALKVLDVMNIKLIPEHYILKRWTGDARLGSNKDWQGKHVELDVKADFMKRYNELCPRMIKLINKASVDHETYTFLSKVSEESNKIIDDILEKKHVDKEASGVVHVSISIANDEIENNVDTVGGAAGIKKRDCSHKKKKRAKSWVERLDRKRKTCLSSNKKRQSSHQQAMLSQSSQVDTSRLEAMLTPSDQVDTLGLQHQATSQFGTLGFQGLLTPSSQVDTLGLQHQATSQFGTLGFQGMLTHSSPVDISGLRNFF; encoded by the exons ATGAATTCATCATCAATTTCGGTAGTCGATTGTGTCGATAAATGGGTGAACAATATCCATGAACAAAATGTGCAACCTGGGCAAGACAGTATTGTCGATAGCGAACCATACTTGGAAATGAAGTTTGACTCTGAGGCAGCTgcttatgatttttataatgagTACAGTAAAAAACTTGGATTTGGTATTCGCAAAGAATATGTAAACAAAAGCAAAAAGGATGGAGTCTTAACTTCAAGAAAATTCACATGCTTCAAAGAGGGCATACGAGGTGTTGACAAAAGACGTCAGCCGACGGGGGAGCGCAATAGAGCAGAAACTAGAACGGACTGCCAAGCGCGTATGGTTATTCGACTTGATCGGAAGATAGGGAAATATAAGGTTGTTGACTTTGTAGCTAAACACAACCACCCTCTTCAGCCACAAAAGTATGTTCACATGATTCGCTCTCATCGGCGCATATTTGAGGTACAAGCATCACAAATTGTATTGGGGGATCAATCTGGATTAAGACCAAAAGGTTTACATGAATATATATCAAAGCAAGCTGGTGGGTTAGAGACAGTTGGTTTTACAAAACAAGACCTTAAGAATTACCTTCGAACCAAAAGGATGCATTCACTAAAGTTTGGTGAAGTGGGTGCCTTGATTAAGTATTTCAAACATGAAAGTGAAAATCCCTCATTCTTCTATgattttcaaatggatgttgatgatgaaataacaaatatattttgggcTGATGCACAAATGATAAATGATTATGGGTATTTTGGTGATGTCATCACTTTTGATACCACGTATAAGACAAATAAGGATTATCGGCCATTGGGAGTATTTGTAGGACTTAATAATCACAGGCAAACAATCATTTTCGGGGCAGCATTGTTATATGATGAAACAATCCCTTCTTTTCAGTGGTTATTTGAAACTTTTCTCAAAGCAATGGGTGGAGCAAAGCCTAAAACAATTCAAACAGATCAAGATGCCGCAATGGCGAAAGCTATTTCTTTAGTTATGCCGGAAACATTTCATGGACTGTGCACTTGGCATATAAGACAAAATGCTATAAGGCATGTGAACCATCTATATCAAAAGAGTTCACAATTTGGTAAGGATTTTGAAGCATGCATAGATCTACACGAAGAGGAAGGTGAATTTTTACAAGCATGGAGTTCTTTACTTGTTGAGTATAATGTTTCAGAAGGTTCGTGGTTGCATACGATTTTTCAATTGAAGGAAAAATGGGCATGGACTTATGTTCGGAAAACATTCACAGCGGGTATGAGGTCTACTCAGTTAAGTGAGAGTTTTAATGCTGATTTGAAAAACTATTTGAAGTCGGATTTAaatttggtacaattttttacACACTTTAAAAGGGCTGTCAATGGTAGACGAAACAATGAGTCAGAAGAGGAATATGCGTCAAGACATAAGTTGCCTAGATTGATGAACAAGGCACGTATGCTTGTACAAGCTGGAAAAGTTTACACTCCAAAAATATTTGAGGAATTCCAAGCGGAATATCAGGAATATCAAGACACTTGCATAAAAGAGGTGAAAGAAGGTTTGTATGTTGTTACAAATTATGATAATGCAAAAGAGAGGATGGTGATGGGAAATATTCAGGAACAAGGAGTTTCTTGTGATTGTCGTAAATTTGAGACGCATGGAATCTTATGTAGTCATGCTCTGAAAGTCTTAGATGTCATGAATATTAAGTTAATTCCTGAACACTATATACTAAAGAGATGGACAGGAGATGCAAGGTTGGGAAGTAATAAAGATTGGCAAGGGAAACATGTTGAATTAGACGTAAAAGCCGATTTCATGAAGCGATACAATGAGTTATGTCCTCGAATGATTAAGCTGATCAACAAAGCTTCAGTTGATCATGAAACTTACACATTTTTGTCCAAAGTTTCTGAAGAGTCCAACAAAATAATCGATGATATATTGGAAAAAAAGCATGTGGACAAAGAAGCAAGTGGAGTGGTTCATGTATCCATATCAATTGCAAATGATGAAATTGAGAACAATGTGGACACTGTTGGTGGGGCAGCCGGCATAAAGAAGCGAGATTGTTCACATAAGAAGAAAAAACGAGCTAAATCTTGGGTTGAGAGATTAGATAGAAAGAGAAAGACATGCTTatcatcaaacaaaaaaagacaGTCGTCGCAT CAGCAAGCAATGTTATCACAATCCAGTCAAGTTGATACGTCGAGACTTGAAGCTATGTTGACACCATCAGACCAAGTTGACACATTGGGTCTTCAACATCAAGCAACAAGTCAATTTGGCACATTGGGATTTCAAGGCTTGTTGACACCATCAAGCCAAGTTGACACATTAGGTCTTCAACATCAAGCAACAAGTCAATTTGGCACATTGGGATTTCAAGGCATGTTGACACATTCAAGTCCAGTTGACATATCAGGACTTcgcaatttcttttag
- the LOC123895470 gene encoding uncharacterized protein LOC123895470, with the protein MASLYNYQQMDNPNSGFSPSTSRVGNRAIPQALNSSSVLSLRQQMDESNHKMVNTLTSQLRTVFNPLINNTNDSYQLLASQMGRIADFFGAPQMPNQQFRPIQNQVPIQNQNVPENIGAPVNQGHSQVVVQEEPPAQVVVEQIPNQGVVLVNINLNAEVVRNVQQNNFAGQNNLAYLVETILAQNGLNMGLHRPDFVSALFECVLQTELPRGWKIPKITKFAGDTGESTVEHVARYLTEAGDLGSVCLKELASVRRKTHESIDDYLNRFRLLKARCFTQVPEHELVEMIAGGLDYSIRKKLDTRYLRDMAQLEDRVRQVERLKAEKARTSKFHKK; encoded by the exons ATGGCTAGTTTGTATAATTACCAACAAATGGATAATCCAAACTCTGGATTCTCTCCATCAACATCAAGGGTAGGAAATAGGGCAATTCCTCAAGCCCTAAATTCTTCATCCGTTTTATCCTTAAGACAACAAATGGATGAAAGTAACCATAAAATGGTTAATACGCTGACATCACAATTACGAACTGTGTTCAATCCTTTGATTAATAATACAAATGATAGTTACCAATTGCTAGCAAGTCAAATGGGTCGAATTGCAGATTTCTTTGGCGCTCCCCAAATGCCTAATCAACAATTTCGACCAATTCAAAATCAAGTACCTATTCAAAACCAAAATGTGCCTGAAAATATTGGGGCTCCTGTAAATCAAGGACACTCACAAGTAGTGGTTCAAGAAGAACCACCAGCCCAAGTAGTGGTTGAACAAATCCCAAACCAAGGTGTAGTTTTGGTTAACATAAATCTAAATGCTGAAGTTGTTAGAAATGtgcaacaaaataattttgctGGGCAAAATAATTTGGCCTATTTGGTCGAAACAATACTTGCGCAGAATGGCCTTAATATGGGTTTACATAGGCCTGACTTTGTATCAGCATTATTTGAATGCGTACTTCAAACTGAATTACCAAGGGGTTGGAAAATCCCTAAAATCACAAAGTTTGCTGGAGATACTGGTGAATCTACTGTTGAACATGTTGCTAGATATTTGACAGAGGCCGGAgatttaggctctgtttg CCTCAAGGAATTGgctagtgtaaggcgtaaaacACATGAGTCCATTGATGATTATTTGAATAGATTCAGACTCCTCAAGGCCAGATGttttactcaagtgcctgaacatgagTTAGTCGAAATGATTGCTGGTGGCCTCGATTATTCTattcgaaagaaattagatACTCGGTACTTGAGAGATATGGCGCAATTAGAAGATAGAGTTCGACAAGTCGAACGCCTTAAGGCTGAAAAGGCTAGAACATCTaagtttcataaaaaataa
- the LOC123898556 gene encoding acylphosphatase: MAITLAMASTTIRVIQQRPRFVAYLSNSIANYNTVSRIFHFRCSNNTSSLQFPLPRSLSVMASSQDSSSTKTERVVIKGRVQGVFYRNWTVDNARELGLKGWVRNRRDGSVEAVFSGSPDAVQEMEQRCRRGPREAVVTGLEVFPGDDDVDPGTGFQRKPTV, from the exons ATGGCAATCACATTGGCAATGGCATCAACCACTATTAGAGTGATTCAGCAGCGACCAAGATTCGTTGCGTATTTGAGCAATTCTATTGCAAATTACAACACTGTTTCTAGAATCTTCCATTTCCGTTGTAGCAATAACACCTCTTCTCTTCAATTTCCTCTTCCACGTTCACTTTCCGTTATGGCGAGTTCTCAAGATTCCTCTTCAACCAAAACG GAGAGGGTGGTGATAAAGGGGAGGGTGCAGGGAGTATTTTACAGGAACTGGACAGTGGACAATGCTAGAGAATTGGGGCTTAAAGGATGGGTTCGGAACCGGAGAGATGGTTCTGTGGAGGCTGTGTTCTCCGGTAGCCCTGATGCTGTGCAGGAAATGGAGCAGAGGTGTCGTCGTGGTCCTCGTGAGGCTGTTGTTACTGGGCTTGAGGTTTTCCCCGGCGACGATGATGTTGATCCTGGTACGGGATTCCAACGCAAACCAactgtttga
- the LOC123898564 gene encoding uncharacterized protein LOC123898564 isoform X2: MARRFVLRVYVAAKHMTANVVDWNERRVVASASTVEKSISDAFELGKNCNAKAAASVGEVLAMRLKTEEPEIGLGSGVHMDVEKEIEKKSVDTGPEVWAVVDALRKRGVKVKVVNCS, translated from the exons ATGGCGAGGAGGTTTGTTTTGAGAGTGTATGTAGCGGCGAAGCACATGACGGCGAATGTGGTGGATTGGAATGAGAGGAGGGTGGTGGCGAGTGCATCAACGGTGGAGAAATCGATAAGTGATGCGTTCGAGTTGGGGAAGAACTGTAACGCGAAAGCGGCGGCGTCTGTTGGTGAGGTGTTGGCTATGCGGCTGAAGACGGAGGAGCCGGAAATTGGACTTGGAAGTGGGGTCCACATGGATGTTGAGAAAGAGATTGAAAAGAAGAGTGTTGATACTGGACCTGAGGTTTGGGCTGTTGTTGATGCTTTGAGGAAGAGAGGTGTTAAGGTC AAAGTTGTAAATtgctcttaa
- the LOC123898564 gene encoding uncharacterized protein LOC123898564 isoform X3, which yields MARRFVLRVYVAAKHMTANVVDWNERRVVASASTVEKSISDAFELGKNCNAKAAASVGEVLAMRLKTEEPEIGLGSGVHMDVEKEIEKKSVDTGPEVWAVVDALRKRGVKVLV from the exons ATGGCGAGGAGGTTTGTTTTGAGAGTGTATGTAGCGGCGAAGCACATGACGGCGAATGTGGTGGATTGGAATGAGAGGAGGGTGGTGGCGAGTGCATCAACGGTGGAGAAATCGATAAGTGATGCGTTCGAGTTGGGGAAGAACTGTAACGCGAAAGCGGCGGCGTCTGTTGGTGAGGTGTTGGCTATGCGGCTGAAGACGGAGGAGCCGGAAATTGGACTTGGAAGTGGGGTCCACATGGATGTTGAGAAAGAGATTGAAAAGAAGAGTGTTGATACTGGACCTGAGGTTTGGGCTGTTGTTGATGCTTTGAGGAAGAGAGGTGTTAAG GTTTTGGTTTGA
- the LOC123898564 gene encoding uncharacterized protein LOC123898564 isoform X1: MARRFVLRVYVAAKHMTANVVDWNERRVVASASTVEKSISDAFELGKNCNAKAAASVGEVLAMRLKTEEPEIGLGSGVHMDVEKEIEKKSVDTGPEVWAVVDALRKRGVKVKVVNCS, encoded by the exons ATGGCGAGGAGGTTTGTTTTGAGAGTGTATGTAGCGGCGAAGCACATGACGGCGAATGTGGTGGATTGGAATGAGAGGAGGGTGGTGGCGAGTGCATCAACGGTGGAGAAATCGATAAGTGATGCGTTCGAGTTGGGGAAGAACTGTAACGCGAAAGCGGCGGCGTCTGTTGGTGAGGTGTTGGCTATGCGGCTGAAGACGGAGGAGCCGGAAATTGGACTTGGAAGTGGGGTCCACATGGATGTTGAGAAAGAGATTGAAAAGAAGAGTGTTGATACTGGACCTGAGGTTTGGGCTGTTGTTGATGCTTTGAGGAAGAGAGGTGTTAAG GTCAAAGTTGTAAATtgctcttaa
- the LOC123895480 gene encoding pentatricopeptide repeat-containing protein At1g62670, mitochondrial-like: IILTTLIKGLCLNNEIQKALYFHDDIIAKGFQLDRVCYGTLINGLCKMGHTTPALQLLRRLEQGSVKPGLIMYTTIIDSMCKDKLVDDACELFSEMVIKGISPNVVTYNALVYGFSILSQLKQVVVLLNEMVSKNINPSVYTFNILTDAFCKEGKMKEAKSMLAMMMKQGMKPDVVTYSTLMDGFFLRNEVSKAKYIFNTMVQRGIMPDVKSYSVMINGFCKSKMVDEAINLFEEMHFKNMFPNRVTYSTLIDGLCKSGRISYAWELVDEMSDRGQQPDVITYNSFLHTLCRKQHLDKAISLAKKIQDQGIQLDLYTYNVLIDGLCKGGRLKDAQHVFKDLVIKGYNLDVVTYTTMICGLCNEGLFEEALALLSKMEDKGCFPSAVTFEKMICALFENGENDKAEKLLREMIVRGLLKEQN; encoded by the coding sequence ATAATCTTGACAACCCTTATAAAAGGTCTTTGTCTTAATAATGAGATTCAGAAAGCATTGTACTTTCATGATGATATTATAGCAAAGGGATTTCAGTTGGACCGTGTTTGTTACGGGACATTGATCAATGGGTTGTGTAAAATGGGACATACAACACCTGCCCTCCAACTTTTGAGAAGACTCGAACAAGGATCAGTCAAGCCTGGTCTGATAATGTATACTACAATCATTGATAGCATGTGCAAAGATAAGCTTGTAGATGATGCTTGTGAATTGTTTTCTGAAATGGTTATCAAGGGAATTTCGCCTAATGTTGTCACTTACAATGCTCTAGTCTATGGTTTTTCTATTTTGAGTCAATTAAAACAAGTAGTTGTTTTGTTGAATGAAATGGTATCCAAAAACATCAACCCGAGTGTTTATACCTTTAATATATTGACAGATGCGTTTTGTAAGgagggaaagatgaaagaaGCTAAAAGTATGTTAGCTATGATGATGAAACAAGGTATGAAACCTGATGTAGTTACTTATAGTACTTTAATGGATGGGTTCTTCCTTCGTAATGAAGTGAGCAAGGCCAAATATATATTCAACACTATGGTCCAAAGGGGAATCATGCCCGATGTTAAGAGCTACAGTGTTATGATCAATGGGTTCTGTAAGAGTAAAATGGTGGATGAAGCCATCAATCTCTTTGAAGAAATGCATTTCAAAAATATGTTTCCCAATAGGGTAACTTACAGCActcttattgatggtttgtgcaaATCAGGGAGAATTTCGTATGCTTGGGAGCTTGTTGACGAGATGAGTGACAGAGGTCAACAACCCGATGTGATCACTTACAATTCCTTCTTGCACACTTTGTGCAGAAAGCAGCATCTTGACAAGGCCATTTCGTTAGCCAAGAAAATTCAAGACCAGGGCATTCAACTTGATTTGTATACATATAATGTGCTTATTGATGGTCTGTGCAAAGGTGGAAGACTTAAGGATGCACAACATGTCTTTAAGGATCTTGTGATTAAAGGATACAATCTAGATGTTGTAACGTACACAACTATGATTTGTGGACTTTGTAATGAGGGCTTGTTTGAAGAAGCATTAGCTTTGTTGTCAAAAATGGAAGATAAGGGTTGCTTTCCTAGTGCTGTTACTTTTGAAAAAATGATTTGTGCACTCTTCGAAAATGGTGAGAATGATAAAGCAGAGAAACTTCTACGTGAAATGATTGTTAGAGGTCTACTAAAAGAGCAAAACTAG